TGAGTTATGGAAAAGAATCAGGAAATTATCAGTTTAGAGGAATAACACCAGATTATTTGGCTCTTGAAAATGCGACTATCATAAAGGGACGTTTTATCAATAGCAATGATATGATCAATAACGAGAAAGTAGTAGCTATTGGTTTGAAAGTTAAACAGGACTTGTTTAAAGAAGAAAATCCAATAGGAAAAGAAATTTTAGTTAACAATATCAACTTTAAAGTAGTTGGGGTCTTTACAGATCCTTCAGGAGAAAGAGAAGAATCAAGAATTTATATGCCTATAACCACTAATCAGCGTGCTTATGGTGCTGGCGACAAGCTAACCGGGATGCAGTTTGTTTTAAATAAGAAGCTGGATTATGATCAGGCTTTAGCACAATCGAAACGATTCTCCGAAGGGATAAAAGGATTGTTGAAAAGCAAAAATGTTATTGCTCCTGACGATGATAGTGCAATTGGGGTTTATAACTCAGTTGAAGAAGCAAAACAGTTTTATGATCTAAATTTATATATAAGAGTTTTCTTTTGGTGGGTTGGTATTTGTACAATAATCGCTGGGGTTGTTGGGGTTAGTAATATTATGCTGATTATTGTAAAAGAAAGAACAAAAGAAATTGGAATTAGAAAAGCTCTAGGAGCATCTCCGTTTTCAATTATTTCAATGATACTTCATGAATCAATATTTATTACAACCATTGCTGGTTTTATTGGTCTATTGGCAAGTTTATTATTGTTGGAATTTGTTGGCCCAATGGTTCAGAGCGAATTTTTTAGAAATCCGGAAGTAGATTTTGGTGTAGCGTTAACAACCTTAATTCTGCTTGTATTTGCAGGTGCAATGGCAGGTTTTTTTCCAGCATACAGAGCAGCAAAAATTAAACCTATTGTAGCACTTAGAGACGAATAATTATGTTTAGTAAAGATAATTGGGACGAAATTTTACAAGCTTTAACAGCAAATGTATTTAGAACAGTCCTAACTGCGTTTGGAGTGTTTTGGGGAATATTTATTTTGGTCATCTTATTGGCCGCTGGGAAAGGTCTTGAAAATGGTGTCAAAAAAGGATTTGACGGTATTGCCACAAACACTATGTTTATGTGGAGTCAGACCACTTCTAAGGCATATAAAGGATTGCCTAAAACACGAAGATATGATTTTAGAAATAGTGATGTAGCAGCTTTAAAAGCAGCATTGCCAGATTTATTATATGTTTCGCCAAGAAACCAATTAGGTGATTTTAATGGAACCAATAACGTAGTTAGAGGCACTAAAACTTCTGCATTTACAATTTATGGAGATTATCCAGAATTGATTAAGCAACAGCCAATGGATATTATTAAAGGCCGTTTTGTAAATCAGCAGGATATTAATGACAGAAGGAAAGTTGCTGTAATTGGAAAAGGTGTTATCAGCGAGCTTTATGGAAAAGAGGAAGAAGCAGTTGGAACCTATATTAAAATTAACGGAATCAATTTTATGGTTGTCGGGGTTTATAAATCCAAACAGCAAGGAGGAAATGCAGAACAGGAACAGAAAAATATCTTTATTCCTTTTACTACTTTTCAACAGGCATTTAATTACGGTGATAAAGTAGGGTGGATGGCACTTACGGCAAAAGATGACTCCTCAATTACAGAATTGAAACCTAAGATATTAGAAATTATAAAAGCTTTACATTCCGTTAATCCTTCAGATGATAGGGCAGTCGGAAATTTTGATTTGTATGAGCAGTTTAACAAGGTGCAGAGTTTGTTTAATATTCTGCAAGTAATTGCGTATTTCGTTGGGACTTTAGTGTTGATTTCCGGTGTAATCGGAATTTCAAATATTATGCTTATAGTAGTTAAAGAACGTACGAAAGAAATTGGAATCAGAAGAGCATTGGGGGCAACACCAGGGGCAATAAGAAGTCAAATATTAACAGAATCTATATTTTTAACCATTATTTCGGGAATGCTAGGAATTGCAGTAGCCACGGGAATTATTGCCATTTTAAATATGGTACTGGATTCTATGCCGGCAGATGGCAATACGATGTTTGCTAATCCTACTGTAGACTTAGGAGTTGTATTTGTTGCTTTAATTATATTGGTAGGATCTGGTTTACTTGCAGGATTTATACCAGCACAGACAGCAATCAATGTAAAACCAGTAGACGCATTAAGAACAGAATAAATTATCAATCAAAATAAATCGATTAAACCAAAAACAAATGAAAAAAGGAGTAACCGTAACCATTTTAATATTTATTGCGATCGTTTTCTTTGGAGCATTATATTATTTGTATGCCAAAAATCAAGAATCACCGATTGTCTTTAAAACGGAAAAAGCAGAAACGAAAACGATTGTAAAAAATACAATTGCGACCGGTAATATTCAGCCTGATGAAGAGGTATTAATCAAACCAAATATTTCAGGTATTATTGAAGAGGTTTATATCAAAGCGGGTGAAAAAATCAAAGCGGGAGATATGATTGCCAAAATTCGAGTTGTAGCTAACGTTTCGAATGTGAGTAATACACAAAATCAAGTTCAGACAGCTAAAATTGCTTTGGATAATCAAGAGAGACTTTATAAAAGACAAAAGACATTATTCGAAAAAGAGGTAATCTCTGCAAATGATTTCGATGCAGCTCAAGTGGCATACAATCAAGCCAAACAAACCTATTTGGCTGCTAAACAAAGTTTAGATATTGTAAAAACGGGTACAACAGCTTCTTTTGGAAGTTATGCCAATACTTTAATCCGTTCTACTGTTAACGGAATGGTTTTAGACGTGCCAGTAAAAGTAGGGAATCAAGTTATTGAAAGTAATAATTTCAATGAAGGAACTACAATTGCTAGTGTTGCAGACGTTGGAAGAATGATTTTTATTGGAAAAATTGATGAATCTGAAGTGGGTAAAATCAAAGAAAAAATGCCTATTGAGATTACAATTGGAGCTATCGAAAATAAAAAATTCGAAGCAGTTTTGAATTATATTGCGCCAAAAGGAGTTACAGAAAATGGAGCAATCCAATTTGAGATTAAAGCTCAAATGATCAATAGAGATGATACTTTTATTAGAGCGGGTCTAAGTGCAAATGCTTCAATTATTTTAGAAAAAGCAGATAAAGTGATGGCAATAAAAGAGTCATTGGTGCAATTTGACAAAAAAACGCAAAAACCTTATGTTGAGATCGAAACTGCTCCACAAAAATTCCAAAGAAAAGATTTAATTCTTGGAGTGAGCGATGGAATCTACGTTCAAGTTAAAAGTGGTTTAAAAGCTACAGATAAGATAAAAATCTGGAATCAAGGCTTGATTAACGAAGGTGAAAAAAAATAATTTAATTTGAAGGTTTAGGGATTTTTTTGGGTTTAAAAAATGTTAAATTTGCGTAGTTTGCTTTACTATGCTTTCATCAAAAATATATGAAAATAAATAAATATAATAGTCTGGTTTTCGCAATGTTATTTGGTTTTGGATTAACCGGACAAGCACAGTCAAAACAATGGACACTTGAAGAATGCGTGAGATACGCATTAGAAAATAATATTACAATCAAAGTGTCAGAGCTGGATGTAAAAAATGCAGATATTGATAAAAAAGGGGCGTTAGGAAATTATCTTCCATCTGTAAATGGAAATGCTTCACACTCTTGGAATATTGGTTTGAACCAGGATCTTACAACTGGTATTTTACGTAATCAGACTACTCAATATTCTTCTGTTGGTTTAAATGCAGGAGTTGATATTTATAAAGGTCTGCAAAATCAAAATACTTATAGAAAAGCAAAGTTGTCAATTATTGCATCTAAATATCAATTGCTAAAAATGCAAGAAGATATTTCGCTGAATGTTGCCAGTGCATTTTTACAGATTTTATCAAATAAAGAAGATCTGAAAGTGAAAAAAGAACAATTGGCTATTGATGAAAAACGTTTTACACGTTCTGAAGAAATGGTAAATGCAGGGACAATTCCTCGTGGTGATTTATACGATTTAAAAGCAACTGTTGCTACAGATAAACAAAATATAGCAGTTTCTGAAAATAACTTATTAATTTCAAAATTAAGCTTAGCGCAGCTTTTGCAATTAAAGGAGTTTGCAGATTTTGATGTTGTTGAGAACAATAATTTAGCAGACGAAAACAATATTCTCGCTCAGACACCAGTTGAAATTTATGCCAAAGCAAAAGATATTAGAACAGAATTAAAATTGGCGCAGACTAATCTTGAAATTGCAGAGAAAAATGTAGCAATTGCAAAAGGAGCATTTCAGCCAACACTTAGTGGTTTTTATGGTTTCAATACTAGAGCAAGTTATAGTGATCAGGTTAGATTAGATGCTGCTGGAAATCCATATACTGTAGGGCCAGATCCGCTTTTCCAGCAATTTAGTGATAACAAAGGTCATAATTTTGGTTTTCAATTAAATGTTCCAATTTTTAATGGTTTCTCAGTTAAAAATAATGTAGAGCGCAGTAAAGTAAGTTTAGAGAAATCTAAAATAGATTTAGAGCAAAAAAGTTTAGATTTGCAACGTAACGTTTATACTGCTTTTACAGATGCTAAAGCGGCTTTAAATACTTATGAAGCATCTACCGTAACATTAGAAGCGAGACAGCAGGCTTATAATTATGCAAAAGAAAAGTATGATGTGGGTTTGATGAATTCTTTTGATTTTACACAAGCACAGACATTATTGACTACCGCACAGTCTAATGTGATTACAACAAAATACGATTACATGTTTAAAATTAAAATACTTGAATTTTATTTCGGAATTCCAATCGTTCCAATT
This portion of the Flavobacterium panacagri genome encodes:
- a CDS encoding ABC transporter permease — translated: MFNIERWQEIFEAISKNRLRTFLTGISVASGIFILVILLGAGKGLQNGIEKQFENDAQGIIEVWSNVTTKGYKGLNPGRQIQLRNSDYNLPVSKFNDEIDKKSSVRSTWGGIVSYGKESGNYQFRGITPDYLALENATIIKGRFINSNDMINNEKVVAIGLKVKQDLFKEENPIGKEILVNNINFKVVGVFTDPSGEREESRIYMPITTNQRAYGAGDKLTGMQFVLNKKLDYDQALAQSKRFSEGIKGLLKSKNVIAPDDDSAIGVYNSVEEAKQFYDLNLYIRVFFWWVGICTIIAGVVGVSNIMLIIVKERTKEIGIRKALGASPFSIISMILHESIFITTIAGFIGLLASLLLLEFVGPMVQSEFFRNPEVDFGVALTTLILLVFAGAMAGFFPAYRAAKIKPIVALRDE
- a CDS encoding ABC transporter permease — its product is MFSKDNWDEILQALTANVFRTVLTAFGVFWGIFILVILLAAGKGLENGVKKGFDGIATNTMFMWSQTTSKAYKGLPKTRRYDFRNSDVAALKAALPDLLYVSPRNQLGDFNGTNNVVRGTKTSAFTIYGDYPELIKQQPMDIIKGRFVNQQDINDRRKVAVIGKGVISELYGKEEEAVGTYIKINGINFMVVGVYKSKQQGGNAEQEQKNIFIPFTTFQQAFNYGDKVGWMALTAKDDSSITELKPKILEIIKALHSVNPSDDRAVGNFDLYEQFNKVQSLFNILQVIAYFVGTLVLISGVIGISNIMLIVVKERTKEIGIRRALGATPGAIRSQILTESIFLTIISGMLGIAVATGIIAILNMVLDSMPADGNTMFANPTVDLGVVFVALIILVGSGLLAGFIPAQTAINVKPVDALRTE
- a CDS encoding efflux RND transporter periplasmic adaptor subunit; its protein translation is MKKGVTVTILIFIAIVFFGALYYLYAKNQESPIVFKTEKAETKTIVKNTIATGNIQPDEEVLIKPNISGIIEEVYIKAGEKIKAGDMIAKIRVVANVSNVSNTQNQVQTAKIALDNQERLYKRQKTLFEKEVISANDFDAAQVAYNQAKQTYLAAKQSLDIVKTGTTASFGSYANTLIRSTVNGMVLDVPVKVGNQVIESNNFNEGTTIASVADVGRMIFIGKIDESEVGKIKEKMPIEITIGAIENKKFEAVLNYIAPKGVTENGAIQFEIKAQMINRDDTFIRAGLSANASIILEKADKVMAIKESLVQFDKKTQKPYVEIETAPQKFQRKDLILGVSDGIYVQVKSGLKATDKIKIWNQGLINEGEKK
- a CDS encoding TolC family protein, which produces MKINKYNSLVFAMLFGFGLTGQAQSKQWTLEECVRYALENNITIKVSELDVKNADIDKKGALGNYLPSVNGNASHSWNIGLNQDLTTGILRNQTTQYSSVGLNAGVDIYKGLQNQNTYRKAKLSIIASKYQLLKMQEDISLNVASAFLQILSNKEDLKVKKEQLAIDEKRFTRSEEMVNAGTIPRGDLYDLKATVATDKQNIAVSENNLLISKLSLAQLLQLKEFADFDVVENNNLADENNILAQTPVEIYAKAKDIRTELKLAQTNLEIAEKNVAIAKGAFQPTLSGFYGFNTRASYSDQVRLDAAGNPYTVGPDPLFQQFSDNKGHNFGFQLNVPIFNGFSVKNNVERSKVSLEKSKIDLEQKSLDLQRNVYTAFTDAKAALNTYEASTVTLEARQQAYNYAKEKYDVGLMNSFDFTQAQTLLTTAQSNVITTKYDYMFKIKILEFYFGIPIVPIITK